A single genomic interval of Lysobacter avium harbors:
- a CDS encoding heme lyase CcmF/NrfE family subunit produces MLPELGQLALILALLVAALQAALPLIGAHRGIHTWMAVARPAAYAQMVLVGFAFVVLTIGFVMQDFSLRYVAENSNSLLPLGYRYTAVWGAHEGSLLMWATVLTLWTGAVAKFSQRLPAEVVARVLGVMGIVSLGFLAFLIFTSNPFERLLPAAMEGRDLNPLLQDPGMIIHPPMLYIGYVGFAVPFSFAIAALLDGKVDTRWVRWTRPWTNVAWSFLTLGIALGSWWAYYELGWGGWWFWDPVENASFMPWLAGAALLHSQAVTEKRGSFRGWTLLLAIASFSLSLLGTFLVRSGVLTSVHAFAADPARGLFILIFLGIVIGGSLVLYAIRAPGIHHDKPFAVYSRETLLLANNLLLATACAMVLLGTLYPLLADALDLGKISVGPPYFALLFILLMAPIVLLLPFGPLTRWQRDQPSRVMAMLAPWLLVALVAGVAAFFLAPQGRWKVAAGIFGAAWVGLGTLRFVWSRYKGAKTRMTAEMLGMTLAHLGVAVFLVGALLVEGLEQQKEVAVKAGATVELGHYAFRFDGVDMRQGPNYTASYATVHAFKDGKPLAELHPEKRTYASGGEVMTEAAIVSGVTRDLYVAIGESLGNDAWALRMQVKPFVRWIWAGALLMMLGGLVSASDKRFRRPAPPAARPEATP; encoded by the coding sequence ATGCTGCCGGAGCTGGGCCAACTCGCCCTGATTCTCGCCCTGCTTGTCGCTGCGCTGCAGGCCGCGCTGCCACTGATCGGCGCGCACCGCGGCATCCACACCTGGATGGCCGTGGCCCGGCCGGCGGCCTACGCGCAGATGGTGCTGGTGGGGTTTGCGTTCGTGGTCCTGACGATCGGTTTCGTCATGCAGGACTTCTCGCTGCGGTACGTGGCGGAAAACTCCAATTCGCTGCTGCCGCTGGGCTACCGCTACACGGCGGTCTGGGGCGCGCACGAGGGCTCGCTGCTGATGTGGGCGACGGTGCTGACCCTGTGGACGGGCGCGGTAGCGAAGTTCTCCCAGCGCCTGCCGGCGGAGGTGGTCGCCCGCGTGCTCGGGGTAATGGGCATTGTCAGCCTGGGCTTCCTCGCCTTCCTGATCTTCACCAGCAACCCGTTCGAGCGGCTGCTGCCTGCCGCGATGGAAGGCCGCGACCTCAACCCGCTGCTGCAGGACCCGGGGATGATCATCCATCCGCCGATGCTGTACATCGGTTACGTGGGCTTTGCCGTGCCGTTCTCCTTCGCCATCGCCGCGCTGCTGGACGGCAAGGTCGACACGCGCTGGGTGCGCTGGACCCGGCCGTGGACCAACGTCGCCTGGTCATTCCTTACCCTGGGCATCGCGCTGGGCAGCTGGTGGGCGTATTACGAGCTCGGCTGGGGTGGCTGGTGGTTCTGGGATCCGGTCGAGAACGCGAGCTTCATGCCGTGGCTGGCCGGCGCCGCGCTGTTGCACTCCCAGGCCGTTACCGAGAAACGCGGCAGCTTCCGCGGCTGGACCCTGCTGCTGGCGATTGCCAGTTTCTCGCTCTCGCTGCTGGGTACCTTCCTGGTGCGCTCCGGCGTGCTGACCAGCGTGCATGCCTTCGCCGCCGATCCGGCGCGTGGTCTTTTCATCCTGATCTTCCTGGGCATAGTGATCGGCGGCTCGCTGGTGCTCTACGCCATCCGTGCGCCGGGAATCCATCACGACAAGCCGTTTGCGGTCTATTCGCGGGAAACCCTGCTGCTGGCCAACAACCTGCTGCTGGCGACGGCCTGCGCGATGGTGCTGCTGGGCACGCTGTACCCGCTGCTGGCCGACGCTCTGGATCTGGGCAAGATCTCGGTGGGGCCGCCCTACTTCGCCTTGTTGTTCATCCTGTTGATGGCGCCGATCGTGTTGCTGCTGCCCTTCGGGCCGCTGACGCGCTGGCAGCGTGACCAGCCATCGCGGGTGATGGCGATGCTCGCGCCGTGGCTGCTCGTCGCGCTGGTGGCCGGCGTGGCCGCATTCTTCCTTGCACCGCAGGGTCGCTGGAAGGTGGCCGCGGGCATCTTCGGCGCCGCCTGGGTGGGGCTGGGAACGCTGCGTTTCGTGTGGTCCCGCTACAAGGGCGCCAAGACGCGCATGACCGCCGAAATGCTGGGCATGACCCTGGCCCATCTGGGCGTGGCGGTGTTCCTGGTCGGCGCACTGCTGGTTGAAGGCCTGGAGCAGCAGAAGGAAGTGGCGGTCAAGGCGGGCGCGACCGTGGAGTTGGGCCACTACGCATTCCGCTTCGACGGCGTGGACATGCGCCAGGGCCCGAACTACACCGCCAGCTACGCCACCGTGCACGCGTTCAAGGACGGCAAGCCGCTTGCCGAGCTGCACCCCGAGAAACGCACCTATGCCAGCGGCGGCGAAGTCATGACGGAGGCGGCGATCGTCAGCGGCGTCACCCGCGACCTCTACGTCGCAATCGGCGAGTCGCTGGGCAACGACGCCTGGGCGCTGCGGATGCAGGTCAAGCCGTTCGTACGCTGGATCTGGGCCGGCGCGCTGCTGATGATGCTTGGCGGCTTGGTATCGGCCTCCGACAAACGATTCCGCCGGCCTGCGCCGCCTGCTGCCCGACCCGAGGCCACGCCATGA
- the metX gene encoding homoserine O-acetyltransferase MetX: MTEFIPPGTRWIDLPSPFPMKRGGRLHGARIAYETWGELNAAADNAVLVAPGLSPNAHMASSEANPADGWWEPMVGPGKPIDTDRWFVICANPLGSCKGSTGPASSDPDTGLPYRFHFPELSIEDGADALAHVVRALGIDRLACVVGNSMGGMVALSLLIRHPGIAATHLNVAGAARALPWSIAIRSLQREAIRLDPNFNGGDYSDDAYPESGMRMARKLGVITYRSALEWDGRFGRVRLDSEQTDDEPFGLEFQVESYLEAHARRFVRHFDPNCYLYLSRSMDWFDLGDHCAEREVGDRAASQAHTRAGLAAIRIERALTIGAQTDVLFPLQQQMEIADGLREGGATADCLPMPSPQGHDAFLVDYDRYCPAIRTFFDSL; the protein is encoded by the coding sequence ATGACCGAATTCATCCCGCCAGGCACGCGCTGGATCGACCTGCCCTCGCCCTTTCCGATGAAACGCGGCGGCCGCCTGCACGGTGCGCGGATTGCCTACGAGACCTGGGGCGAACTCAACGCCGCCGCCGACAACGCGGTGCTGGTTGCGCCCGGCCTCTCGCCCAATGCCCACATGGCCTCGTCCGAGGCCAATCCGGCGGATGGCTGGTGGGAGCCGATGGTCGGCCCGGGCAAGCCGATCGATACCGATCGCTGGTTCGTCATCTGCGCCAATCCGCTGGGCAGCTGCAAGGGATCCACCGGACCGGCCTCCAGCGACCCCGACACGGGCCTGCCATATCGCTTCCATTTTCCCGAACTCTCGATCGAGGACGGCGCCGACGCCCTCGCCCATGTGGTCCGCGCGCTGGGCATCGACCGCCTGGCCTGCGTGGTCGGCAATTCGATGGGCGGAATGGTCGCGCTGTCGTTGCTGATCCGACACCCCGGCATCGCCGCCACCCATCTCAACGTCGCCGGCGCCGCCCGCGCACTGCCGTGGTCGATCGCCATCCGCTCCTTGCAGCGCGAGGCAATCCGGCTGGATCCCAACTTCAACGGCGGCGATTACAGCGACGATGCCTACCCGGAGTCCGGCATGCGCATGGCGCGCAAGCTGGGCGTTATCACCTATCGCTCGGCACTGGAATGGGATGGCCGCTTCGGTCGGGTCAGGCTGGACTCCGAGCAGACCGACGACGAGCCCTTCGGGCTGGAATTCCAGGTGGAAAGCTATCTGGAAGCCCACGCCCGCCGCTTCGTCCGTCATTTCGATCCCAACTGCTACCTGTACCTGAGTCGCTCCATGGACTGGTTTGACCTGGGCGACCACTGCGCGGAGCGCGAGGTGGGCGATCGCGCGGCCAGCCAGGCGCACACCCGTGCCGGCCTGGCGGCGATTCGCATCGAGCGTGCGTTGACCATTGGCGCGCAAACCGACGTCCTGTTCCCGCTGCAGCAGCAGATGGAGATCGCCGACGGACTGCGGGAAGGTGGGGCGACGGCCGATTGCCTGCCAATGCCATCGCCGCAAGGACACGACGCCTTCCTGGTGGACTACGATCGCTACTGCCCTGCGATCCGCACGTTTTTCGACAGTCTGTGA
- a CDS encoding tetratricopeptide repeat protein has protein sequence MTVFVIAGMAMALAVMLWVLRPLWRSRPLPGIALAVLLVTSAGLIYSVVGTPRALDPLQRTAPETLADAVGQLEAELARDPNQVEGWRLLARAHLAQDDIEQSMQAYDRALKLAPDDPDILAEAAEVRARSHADRRFDATSVGMLEHALAQQPDHQRARWFLGIAQRQAGDAAAAVATWEPLLDQVDAATAASLRPQIDAARLDAGMEPLPEVAPVAASPVNITVSVSLDPRLAMQYPQGASVFVIARQTNGSPVPVAVKKLQAGAFPLTVTLTDSDSLMPTMKLSELEQVRLSARISASGEASARPGDFESAPVEVEAGPEVAAALLIDQVVK, from the coding sequence ATGACTGTTTTCGTGATCGCCGGGATGGCAATGGCACTGGCGGTGATGCTGTGGGTGTTGCGACCACTGTGGCGCAGCCGTCCGCTGCCAGGCATTGCCCTGGCGGTGCTGCTGGTGACCAGCGCGGGGCTGATTTATTCGGTCGTTGGCACCCCGCGCGCTCTGGATCCGCTGCAGCGCACCGCGCCGGAGACGCTGGCTGACGCGGTCGGTCAACTGGAGGCCGAGCTGGCCCGCGACCCGAACCAGGTGGAAGGCTGGCGCTTGCTTGCCCGCGCGCATCTTGCGCAAGATGATATCGAGCAGTCAATGCAGGCCTATGACCGGGCGTTGAAGCTGGCACCCGATGATCCCGATATCCTGGCCGAAGCCGCCGAGGTCCGCGCCCGCTCGCACGCCGACCGCCGTTTCGACGCCACCTCGGTCGGCATGCTGGAGCACGCGCTCGCCCAGCAGCCCGACCACCAGCGCGCCCGCTGGTTCCTCGGCATCGCCCAGCGCCAAGCCGGCGACGCCGCCGCTGCGGTCGCGACCTGGGAACCGCTGCTCGACCAGGTGGATGCTGCAACGGCCGCCAGCCTGCGTCCGCAGATCGACGCCGCGCGACTGGATGCCGGGATGGAACCGCTGCCTGAGGTGGCGCCCGTCGCGGCGTCGCCGGTGAACATCACCGTCAGCGTATCGCTCGACCCGCGTCTGGCGATGCAGTATCCGCAGGGCGCTAGCGTCTTCGTCATCGCCCGCCAGACCAATGGGTCCCCCGTGCCGGTCGCGGTCAAGAAGCTGCAGGCCGGTGCGTTCCCGCTCACGGTAACCCTGACCGACAGCGACAGCCTGATGCCGACGATGAAGCTGTCCGAGCTCGAGCAGGTGCGCCTGAGCGCACGCATTTCCGCCAGCGGCGAGGCCAGCGCACGCCCCGGCGATTTCGAGTCGGCGCCGGTCGAGGTCGAGGCCGGGCCCGAAGTGGCCGCAGCGCTGCTGATCGACCAGGTGGTCAAGTAG
- a CDS encoding cytochrome c-type biogenesis protein encodes MRRSWPLILLLALLLPALAVAQAVRDPSPMQFTDQAEADRFHDLAGELRCVKCQNQSLADSNAAIAQDLRHEVLTLMRQGKSNAEVKDYLVARYGEFVLYRPRMDTKTWLLWFGPALVLLAGAVVVVNVVRRHSRMAAAGPPDSIKATAAVDEDQEW; translated from the coding sequence ATGAGGCGATCCTGGCCGCTGATATTGCTGCTCGCCCTGCTGTTGCCGGCGTTGGCCGTCGCGCAGGCGGTCAGGGACCCCTCGCCGATGCAGTTCACCGACCAGGCCGAAGCCGACCGCTTCCACGACCTTGCCGGCGAGTTGCGCTGCGTCAAATGCCAGAACCAGTCGCTGGCCGACTCCAATGCGGCCATCGCCCAGGACCTGCGCCACGAGGTGCTGACGCTGATGCGCCAGGGCAAGTCGAACGCGGAGGTCAAGGACTACCTGGTGGCGCGGTATGGCGAGTTCGTGCTGTACCGGCCGCGGATGGACACCAAGACCTGGTTGCTCTGGTTCGGCCCGGCCCTGGTGCTGCTGGCCGGGGCAGTGGTCGTGGTCAACGTGGTCCGGCGGCATTCTCGGATGGCAGCTGCTGGACCCCCCGACAGCATAAAAGCCACCGCCGCCGTTGATGAAGACCAGGAGTGGTGA
- a CDS encoding DsbE family thiol:disulfide interchange protein yields the protein MTPIEKSTFSRWVPLLAAAAIGALLLAGVILSRSQDREALPSPLIGKSAPTFDLPVLHDASYRISSRELLGEPYLMNVWGSWCPECRVEHPVLTRFAETKRVRVVGYNLKDEREDALRWLEQFGNLYFVVLADYSGETALDWGIYGAPETFLVDAKGVVRWKHVGTVTQQILDDEVIPLLDRMDAES from the coding sequence ATGACTCCCATCGAAAAATCGACCTTCTCGCGCTGGGTGCCGCTGCTGGCGGCTGCGGCCATTGGCGCCCTCCTGCTGGCGGGCGTGATTCTGAGCCGCAGTCAGGATCGAGAAGCCCTGCCCTCGCCATTGATCGGCAAGTCAGCCCCGACGTTCGACCTGCCCGTACTGCACGACGCGTCCTACCGGATCTCATCCAGGGAACTGCTGGGCGAGCCGTACCTGATGAACGTCTGGGGCAGCTGGTGCCCCGAATGCCGGGTCGAGCATCCGGTGCTCACCAGATTTGCCGAAACCAAACGCGTGCGCGTGGTTGGCTACAACCTCAAGGACGAACGCGAAGACGCACTGCGCTGGCTGGAGCAGTTCGGCAACCTCTACTTCGTGGTGCTGGCCGACTACAGCGGCGAGACCGCGCTGGACTGGGGTATCTACGGCGCCCCGGAGACCTTCCTGGTCGACGCCAAGGGCGTGGTTCGCTGGAAGCACGTTGGCACCGTGACCCAGCAGATCCTCGACGACGAGGTCATCCCCCTGCTCGATCGCATGGACGCTGAATCATGA
- the ccmE gene encoding cytochrome c maturation protein CcmE — protein MNPIRRRRLMWVLALVVAAAIAASLVAMALQRNVAYLYTPNEVITGEAGADVSSGQARFRLGGMVAEGSLKRTDGSLDSHFSVTDGDAEMPVVYTGILPDLFRENQAVIVTGRMEGDRFVAEQVLAKHDETYMPKEVADKMGIAHQKHDVDTPAGP, from the coding sequence ATGAATCCTATTCGCCGCCGCCGCCTGATGTGGGTGCTTGCCCTTGTCGTCGCCGCCGCCATTGCCGCTTCACTGGTGGCCATGGCGCTGCAGCGCAACGTCGCCTATCTCTACACACCCAACGAGGTGATCACCGGCGAGGCCGGCGCGGACGTCTCATCCGGCCAGGCCCGGTTCCGCCTCGGCGGCATGGTCGCGGAAGGCTCGCTGAAGCGCACCGACGGCTCGCTGGACTCGCACTTCAGCGTGACCGACGGCGACGCCGAAATGCCGGTCGTGTACACCGGCATCCTCCCGGACCTGTTCCGTGAGAACCAGGCGGTGATCGTCACCGGCAGGATGGAGGGCGACCGCTTCGTCGCCGAGCAGGTGCTGGCCAAGCACGACGAGACCTACATGCCCAAGGAAGTGGCCGACAAGATGGGGATCGCCCACCAGAAACACGACGTCGATACCCCGGCGGGGCCGTAG
- the ccmD gene encoding heme exporter protein CcmD, which yields MSYLGYVVAAYAVFVVVLGGEFLASWLQVRRELRNARRRVARQAAARAHPVPPSVSNELIR from the coding sequence ATGAGCTACCTGGGCTATGTCGTTGCCGCCTACGCGGTGTTCGTGGTCGTGCTGGGCGGGGAATTCCTTGCCAGCTGGCTGCAGGTGCGCAGGGAGTTGCGCAACGCACGGCGCCGTGTCGCGCGCCAGGCCGCTGCCCGCGCGCATCCGGTGCCGCCCTCCGTTTCCAACGAGTTGATCCGATGA
- a CDS encoding heme ABC transporter permease encodes MNPIVLWFHKLGSPPTFDRFAARWAPWAYGLGLLVIGWGVYGALFTVPADYQQGDSFRILYIHVPAAWMSLAVFGLMAIYAAIALIWRIKLCEILAMACAPIGAGFTLITLLTGAIWGKPMWGTWWDWDPRLTTQLILLFLYLGVIGLYNAIDDRRSAARAAGLLAIVGVVLLPIIRYSVVWWNSLHQGQTIRLLGESTMDPSMLQPLIWMLVGTKLWFIGALLVRARADNLRRESGKAWVAALASGSTGENPHSAPGISP; translated from the coding sequence ATGAATCCCATCGTCCTGTGGTTCCACAAACTCGGCTCGCCTCCCACCTTCGACCGTTTCGCAGCCCGTTGGGCGCCGTGGGCGTACGGGCTGGGCCTGCTGGTAATCGGGTGGGGCGTGTATGGCGCCCTGTTCACCGTGCCGGCCGACTACCAGCAGGGCGACAGCTTCCGCATCCTCTATATCCACGTGCCGGCCGCCTGGATGAGCCTGGCAGTGTTCGGCCTGATGGCGATCTACGCCGCGATCGCGCTGATCTGGCGGATCAAGCTGTGCGAGATCCTGGCGATGGCCTGTGCGCCGATCGGTGCCGGTTTTACCCTCATCACGCTGCTGACCGGTGCGATCTGGGGCAAGCCGATGTGGGGCACCTGGTGGGACTGGGATCCACGCCTGACCACGCAGCTGATCCTGCTGTTCCTGTATCTGGGCGTCATCGGGCTGTACAACGCGATTGACGACCGCCGCAGTGCCGCGCGCGCCGCCGGGCTCCTGGCGATTGTAGGCGTGGTGTTGCTGCCGATCATCCGCTACTCGGTGGTGTGGTGGAACTCGCTGCACCAGGGGCAGACGATCCGCCTGCTGGGCGAGTCGACGATGGACCCGAGCATGCTGCAGCCGCTGATCTGGATGCTGGTCGGTACCAAGCTGTGGTTCATTGGCGCGCTGCTCGTGCGTGCCCGCGCCGACAACCTGCGCCGCGAGTCCGGCAAGGCCTGGGTCGCCGCGCTGGCCTCCGGTTCGACCGGCGAAAATCCGCACTCCGCCCCGGGTATATCGCCATGA
- the ccmB gene encoding heme exporter protein CcmB produces MSGALPGLPGSAKALMKRDLRLLWRRRGDAFQPALFALLVVVLFALALGGEPDTLAAVAGAVLWVAVLLAGLLSLDTLFRGDAEDGSLEQWMLAPVPLGWLVGVRTFMHWATTALPLLLATPFLAELMHLPRAQLPVLMAALALGTPLLSLLGAVVAALTVGMRRSGILVALLALPLYVPVLVFGAGSVAAAAQGLDPVGPLLLLGAGLAVALVLAPLVAAAAIRIALN; encoded by the coding sequence ATGAGCGGCGCCCTGCCAGGTCTTCCCGGATCGGCAAAGGCGCTGATGAAGCGCGACCTGCGCCTGCTGTGGCGCCGGCGCGGGGATGCGTTCCAGCCGGCGTTGTTCGCCCTCCTCGTCGTGGTGCTGTTCGCTCTCGCCCTCGGCGGCGAGCCCGACACCCTTGCCGCTGTCGCCGGCGCGGTGCTCTGGGTGGCAGTCCTTCTGGCCGGCCTTCTTTCGCTAGACACGCTCTTCCGCGGTGACGCGGAGGATGGCTCGCTGGAGCAATGGATGCTGGCGCCGGTGCCGCTGGGCTGGCTGGTGGGCGTGCGCACCTTCATGCACTGGGCGACCACCGCCCTGCCGCTGCTGCTCGCCACGCCTTTCCTTGCCGAACTGATGCACCTCCCGCGCGCACAATTGCCCGTGCTGATGGCCGCCCTTGCACTGGGAACACCCCTGCTGAGCCTGCTGGGCGCCGTGGTCGCCGCATTGACCGTTGGAATGAGGCGCTCCGGTATACTTGTGGCCTTGCTGGCCCTGCCCCTTTACGTGCCTGTGCTGGTCTTTGGCGCCGGCAGCGTCGCAGCAGCGGCGCAGGGGCTGGACCCGGTCGGCCCGCTGCTCCTGCTGGGCGCGGGACTGGCGGTAGCGCTGGTGCTGGCGCCACTGGTGGCAGCAGCGGCGATCCGGATTGCTCTGAATTGA